The following proteins come from a genomic window of Heyndrickxia acidicola:
- a CDS encoding MFS transporter, which produces MLALITFMVSTSEYVIAGILDKAATSNHVSVAMAGQLITVFAIADAIGSPLVVMATTKLNQRKLLMLSLCLMVLGSVLTFSLTGFGLLIVSGIILALGSGVFAIAAKTTAVKLAPPEKQAGAMGTVILGFSAAIILGVPIGRVIATV; this is translated from the coding sequence TTGCTTGCCCTTATTACTTTCATGGTCAGTACATCAGAGTACGTTATTGCAGGCATTTTGGATAAAGCTGCTACCTCGAATCATGTTTCGGTAGCGATGGCAGGACAGCTAATCACCGTATTTGCGATTGCTGACGCCATTGGTTCTCCCCTCGTTGTGATGGCGACGACAAAACTGAATCAGCGTAAGTTATTAATGCTTTCTCTATGTTTAATGGTGCTCGGCAGTGTGTTGACATTTTCCCTTACAGGCTTCGGTCTTCTAATCGTATCAGGCATTATACTTGCCTTAGGAAGTGGGGTCTTTGCTATTGCTGCGAAGACTACAGCAGTAAAGTTAGCACCGCCCGAAAAACAAGCTGGAGCGATGGGTACTGTGATACTTGGGTTTAGTGCAGCCATTATCCTTGGTGTGCCAATAGGTCGTGTCATAGCTACTGTATAA
- a CDS encoding cyclophilin-like fold protein produces the protein MSSIKMSFHNEEVIVKMYDTPTSEDFLSLLPLTLTFEDYAGTEKMSNLPKKLTKEKAPRL, from the coding sequence ATGAGCAGTATAAAAATGAGCTTTCACAACGAGGAAGTAATCGTGAAAATGTATGATACTCCAACTAGCGAAGATTTTTTATCATTACTTCCATTAACGTTAACTTTCGAAGATTATGCAGGAACTGAAAAAATGAGCAATCTGCCAAAAAAATTAACGAAAGAAAAGGCACCTAGGTTGTGA
- a CDS encoding carboxymuconolactone decarboxylase family protein, whose amino-acid sequence MERVEKSKEKYKQLFGNGVPAASATDPDFQDILSRFIFGEVFYQGNLNDKQRELITLVVLATNQTLPQLKAHVGAALNAGLSPVEIKEAVYQCAPYIGFPKTLNAIHEVNEVFKTKNITLPVESQKTVEEENRFEKGLETQVEIFGDVIAKMQENAPANQKHIQEYLSSFCFGDFYTRGGLDLKTRELLTLCIISTLGGCESQVKSHVLGNKNVGNDKETLITAITHCLPYMGFPRTLNALACVNEIIPEN is encoded by the coding sequence ATGGAGCGTGTTGAAAAGAGCAAAGAAAAATACAAACAGCTTTTTGGAAATGGAGTGCCTGCTGCCTCTGCTACTGACCCTGATTTTCAGGACATACTGAGCCGCTTCATCTTTGGGGAAGTTTTCTATCAAGGTAATCTTAATGACAAGCAACGTGAACTTATCACTCTGGTTGTTCTTGCTACAAACCAGACGCTGCCTCAACTTAAGGCCCATGTAGGTGCCGCACTTAACGCCGGGCTTTCACCTGTAGAAATCAAAGAGGCTGTTTACCAGTGCGCCCCGTATATTGGATTCCCAAAAACGTTAAATGCCATCCATGAAGTAAATGAGGTTTTCAAAACGAAAAATATCACTTTACCAGTTGAAAGCCAAAAGACTGTAGAGGAAGAGAATCGTTTTGAGAAAGGACTTGAAACTCAAGTAGAGATTTTTGGTGATGTCATTGCAAAAATGCAAGAGAACGCCCCGGCAAATCAAAAGCATATTCAAGAATATCTTTCCTCTTTTTGCTTTGGAGATTTCTATACCCGTGGAGGACTTGATTTGAAAACACGGGAATTGCTGACTCTTTGTATTATAAGCACGTTGGGCGGTTGTGAAAGTCAAGTAAAGTCACATGTGCTGGGTAACAAAAATGTAGGTAATGACAAGGAAACATTAATCACCGCCATCACCCACTGCCTACCATATATGGGATTTCCGAGAACACTGAACGCATTAGCTTGCGTTAATGAAATTATTCCTGAAAACTAA
- a CDS encoding SDR family oxidoreductase yields the protein MNEVVLWTGAGQIGMAIARRIGFGKKIIVGDKNLDNAKAITKIMVEAGFDVVPVETDISSRESILNLIAEGQKYGEITALINAAGVSPSQAPIEMILKVDLYGTAVLLEEVGKVIAPGGVGVTISSQSGHRMPQLGTEIDEQLATTPTEELLSLEVLRPENIKDTLHAYQMAKRCNVKRVMYESIRWGGKDARINSISPGIIVTPLAIDEFNGPRGEFYKNMFAKCPAGRPGTADEVANVAELLMMPWGAFITGSDFLIDGGATASYFYGPLKPKE from the coding sequence ATGAATGAAGTTGTACTTTGGACTGGCGCTGGACAGATTGGCATGGCAATAGCTAGAAGAATCGGTTTTGGTAAGAAAATTATTGTTGGTGATAAGAACTTGGATAATGCCAAGGCTATTACAAAAATTATGGTTGAAGCCGGGTTTGATGTGGTACCTGTCGAAACAGATATTTCTTCCAGAGAATCTATTTTAAATTTGATTGCAGAAGGTCAGAAGTATGGTGAAATCACTGCTCTTATCAATGCAGCCGGCGTGTCACCTAGTCAGGCACCTATTGAAATGATTTTGAAGGTGGATTTGTATGGAACTGCAGTATTGCTGGAGGAAGTAGGCAAGGTCATAGCTCCTGGAGGCGTTGGTGTGACAATTTCCAGTCAGTCTGGACATAGAATGCCTCAATTGGGAACTGAAATTGATGAGCAGCTGGCAACGACACCAACTGAAGAACTTCTTAGTTTGGAAGTCCTTCGACCAGAAAATATCAAGGATACGTTGCACGCCTATCAAATGGCGAAACGGTGCAATGTGAAGCGAGTTATGTATGAATCTATACGTTGGGGGGGAAAAGACGCTCGTATCAATTCTATTTCTCCAGGGATTATCGTAACGCCATTGGCTATAGACGAGTTCAATGGTCCAAGAGGAGAGTTCTATAAGAATATGTTTGCCAAGTGTCCTGCTGGACGTCCAGGGACAGCTGATGAGGTTGCAAATGTGGCTGAGCTGCTGATGATGCCGTGGGGAGCATTCATCACCGGTTCTGATTTCCTAATTGACGGCGGAGCGACGGCTTCTTATTTTTACGGACCACTAAAACCTAAAGAATAA
- a CDS encoding Bcr/CflA family multidrug efflux MFS transporter — protein MDKSSRKKRLQLAVLLGSLGILGPFTIDTYLPSFPTIVKDYHTTASLVQISLTSCLLGLGLGQLVIGPLSDVKGRRKPLLFFLCLYILASLTCSFSPNIYFLIGCRFVQGFAASGGIVISRAIVRDLYTGKELTKFFSLMVLVGNLGPILAPIAGGAILAFKDWNWVFIALACIGIILIFTVSYKLKETLPTEKRVPSNLPYVLSNFGTLFKNKKFMGYALTQGFITAGIFAYVSGIPFVYQNVYGVTPQQFSLLFGVNGLALIIGSQSVGRLTDTISEGTFLKIGLGLANVSGLWLLIALLLKAPLIGVAIPVFFFISSISIIGTSSFTLAIQSQGHMAGSASALLGVLPFVMGSLSAPLVGIGGAYTGVPMAAIIFGASFLAFLCYFTLVRKSKSQETLLMVNRKA, from the coding sequence TTGGATAAATCTAGCAGAAAGAAACGACTGCAGCTTGCTGTGCTTTTGGGATCTCTGGGAATTCTGGGTCCTTTTACAATCGATACGTATTTGCCGTCCTTTCCTACAATTGTAAAAGATTATCATACGACCGCTTCACTGGTTCAGATTAGTTTGACATCCTGCTTATTGGGTCTTGGCTTAGGGCAATTAGTCATTGGTCCATTAAGTGATGTGAAAGGACGCCGGAAACCTTTGTTGTTTTTCCTTTGTTTATACATTCTAGCATCCCTTACATGCTCATTTTCACCCAATATCTATTTCCTTATTGGATGCCGATTTGTGCAAGGGTTCGCAGCGTCAGGTGGAATTGTCATATCAAGGGCAATCGTAAGAGACCTTTATACAGGAAAGGAACTGACAAAGTTCTTTTCTTTAATGGTGTTAGTAGGGAACCTCGGACCAATCCTTGCTCCGATTGCCGGAGGAGCAATCCTTGCTTTTAAGGATTGGAATTGGGTTTTTATTGCACTGGCATGTATTGGAATCATATTGATCTTTACCGTTTCGTATAAGTTAAAAGAGACGCTTCCAACTGAAAAGCGTGTCCCGAGTAATTTGCCTTATGTATTAAGCAATTTTGGCACATTATTTAAAAATAAAAAGTTCATGGGCTATGCATTAACTCAGGGGTTTATCACTGCCGGTATTTTTGCCTACGTTTCTGGTATTCCGTTTGTCTATCAGAATGTTTACGGAGTGACCCCCCAACAATTTAGTCTTTTGTTTGGGGTCAATGGGTTGGCTTTAATCATTGGGAGTCAGTCAGTCGGCCGCTTAACGGACACCATTTCGGAAGGGACTTTCCTGAAAATAGGTCTGGGGCTTGCGAATGTGTCAGGTTTATGGTTATTGATCGCACTCTTACTAAAAGCCCCGCTTATCGGTGTCGCTATCCCGGTTTTCTTCTTTATATCTTCCATTAGTATAATCGGAACGTCGTCTTTCACCTTGGCCATTCAGTCGCAAGGACATATGGCGGGCAGCGCGTCTGCCTTATTGGGGGTATTGCCTTTTGTCATGGGCTCTCTATCTGCCCCGCTAGTAGGGATTGGCGGAGCCTACACAGGAGTTCCAATGGCCGCCATCATTTTTGGTGCCAGCTTTTTGGCTTTCCTTTGTTATTTCACCCTGGTAAGAAAAAGCAAATCCCAGGAGACGCTTTTGATGGTCAATCGGAAAGCTTGA
- a CDS encoding SDR family oxidoreductase → MSNIKDKVVVITGASSGIGEAAAKELASKGAKLVLAARREDRLKKLQEEIQKDGAQAIYKVTDVTSHEQMEELAEIALKEFGKIDVLVNNAGVMPHSFLYKKKVDDWNKMIDVNIKGVLYGIAAVLPAMREQKSGHIISVSSVAGHVVGAGSTVYAGTKHAVRAISEGLRKEEAGNNIRSTIISPGAVATELTNSITDMDLKPGIDKIYEGAIAADSIARAIAFAIEQPADVAINEMIIRPTSQDR, encoded by the coding sequence ATGTCTAACATTAAAGATAAAGTAGTTGTAATAACAGGTGCCTCTAGTGGAATAGGAGAAGCTGCTGCAAAAGAACTCGCATCTAAAGGCGCAAAGTTGGTTTTAGCAGCTCGCCGTGAAGACCGTTTAAAGAAATTGCAAGAAGAGATTCAGAAAGATGGCGCTCAAGCCATTTATAAGGTAACAGATGTAACATCTCATGAACAGATGGAAGAGTTGGCAGAGATAGCTCTAAAAGAGTTTGGGAAAATTGATGTTTTAGTCAACAATGCAGGAGTTATGCCACATTCATTTCTTTATAAGAAAAAAGTAGATGATTGGAACAAAATGATAGATGTAAACATTAAAGGCGTACTATATGGTATTGCTGCCGTTCTTCCTGCCATGAGAGAACAAAAATCAGGTCATATTATTAGTGTTTCTTCTGTAGCAGGACACGTTGTGGGAGCTGGGAGTACTGTCTACGCTGGAACGAAGCATGCTGTACGTGCAATATCGGAAGGTCTTCGTAAAGAAGAGGCTGGAAACAATATTCGCTCTACTATTATCTCACCAGGAGCAGTTGCGACAGAATTAACAAATTCAATTACTGACATGGATTTGAAACCAGGAATAGATAAAATTTATGAAGGTGCGATTGCTGCCGACTCAATAGCCCGTGCTATTGCTTTTGCTATTGAACAGCCAGCTGATGTTGCGATAAATGAAATGATCATCCGACCTACATCACAAGATCGGTAA
- a CDS encoding TetR/AcrR family transcriptional regulator, which translates to MSRVDRRIAKSQVAIKNAVTELMSEKSFDDITIQDIADRADVNRGTIYLHYTDKYDLLDKMIEEHMDNLRELCQSASEMTFQEGNYVWYEYFERHYLFFSTMLVSKGAPYFRSRFLDLVVEEFKPDVETSEGKNQGLSEDVILQFFGSAVVGAVEWWFKNGRPLPARVMAEQTGVLLDRNFE; encoded by the coding sequence TTGTCTAGGGTAGACAGAAGAATAGCCAAAAGCCAAGTAGCGATAAAAAATGCTGTAACTGAACTGATGTCTGAAAAAAGTTTTGACGACATTACCATTCAGGATATTGCTGATAGAGCAGATGTTAATCGAGGAACCATTTATCTTCATTACACAGATAAATACGACCTCCTGGATAAGATGATTGAGGAACATATGGATAATCTCCGAGAACTATGCCAATCGGCATCTGAGATGACGTTTCAAGAAGGTAATTATGTCTGGTACGAATACTTTGAGCGTCATTATTTATTTTTTTCAACAATGTTAGTGAGTAAAGGTGCACCGTATTTTCGTAGTCGTTTTCTTGATTTAGTCGTCGAAGAGTTTAAACCTGACGTGGAGACGAGCGAAGGAAAAAATCAAGGATTAAGTGAAGATGTTATTCTTCAATTTTTTGGTTCAGCGGTTGTTGGAGCAGTTGAATGGTGGTTTAAAAATGGAAGGCCTTTGCCAGCTCGTGTTATGGCTGAACAAACGGGGGTATTATTAGATAGGAATTTTGAGTAA
- a CDS encoding aldo/keto reductase — protein sequence MMNETYKLSNGAEIPKLGLGTWLLDDAQAAQAVRDAVSIGYRHIDTAQAYMNEKGVGEGIRSCGVAREELFITTKVAAEAKNYNAAAQSIDESLKKLGLDYIDLLIIHSPQPWVEFHEENRYFEENKEVWKAMEDAYKTGKVKAIGLSNFLQADVENILASCEIKPMVNQILAHVSNTPLELIEFCQKNDILVEAYSPIAHGAVLDNAEVKVIADKYGVSVAQLCLRYDIQLGLVVIPKTANPDHMRNNAELDFVISDSDMETLKNVEHIQNYGEHSFFPVFGGKLK from the coding sequence ATGATGAACGAAACATACAAATTATCAAATGGTGCAGAAATTCCAAAATTAGGTCTCGGTACCTGGCTGCTTGACGATGCTCAGGCAGCACAGGCAGTGCGTGATGCGGTATCGATCGGATATCGTCATATTGATACTGCCCAGGCTTATATGAATGAGAAAGGTGTAGGTGAAGGAATCCGTTCCTGCGGTGTCGCAAGAGAAGAACTTTTCATCACGACAAAGGTTGCGGCAGAAGCAAAGAACTATAATGCAGCTGCGCAGTCCATTGATGAATCTTTGAAAAAGCTGGGACTAGATTACATTGACCTTCTGATTATTCACAGCCCACAGCCTTGGGTGGAATTCCATGAGGAGAACCGTTACTTCGAGGAAAACAAAGAAGTGTGGAAAGCAATGGAGGATGCTTATAAGACAGGCAAGGTAAAGGCAATTGGTCTTTCTAACTTCCTTCAGGCTGATGTAGAGAATATTCTAGCAAGCTGTGAGATCAAGCCGATGGTCAATCAGATATTGGCACATGTGAGCAATACTCCTTTGGAACTAATTGAATTCTGTCAGAAGAATGACATCCTAGTAGAAGCATATTCACCAATTGCACACGGTGCCGTCCTTGATAACGCAGAGGTTAAGGTAATAGCTGATAAGTATGGGGTATCTGTTGCACAGCTTTGCCTGCGTTATGATATCCAGCTTGGTCTCGTAGTAATTCCAAAGACGGCAAATCCGGATCACATGAGAAACAATGCAGAGCTTGATTTTGTTATTAGCGATTCAGATATGGAGACATTGAAGAATGTAGAGCACATCCAGAATTATGGTGAGCATAGCTTCTTCCCGGTATTTGGCGGGAAATTAAAATAA
- a CDS encoding cupin domain-containing protein, with translation MAKHEEVKNGVIFPAGEKNPFSQFFVGQSYLKGLVADPKVNVGVGNVTFEPGCRNNWHIHHDGFQILLVTGGEGWYQEEGKPAQFLKAGDVIVTHDGVKHWHGATKDSWFVHIAITAGKPEWLEPVDDETYSKL, from the coding sequence ATGGCAAAACACGAAGAAGTAAAAAATGGCGTTATTTTCCCAGCGGGTGAAAAAAATCCTTTTTCACAGTTTTTTGTGGGACAAAGTTATCTTAAAGGACTAGTGGCTGATCCTAAAGTCAACGTTGGTGTTGGGAATGTGACTTTTGAACCAGGATGCCGAAATAACTGGCATATCCATCATGATGGATTTCAAATTTTATTGGTAACTGGTGGCGAAGGATGGTACCAAGAAGAAGGAAAACCAGCTCAATTTTTAAAAGCTGGCGATGTTATAGTTACTCACGATGGTGTCAAGCACTGGCATGGTGCTACAAAAGATAGCTGGTTTGTACACATTGCAATCACTGCAGGGAAGCCGGAATGGTTAGAGCCAGTCGATGATGAAACGTATAGTAAATTATAA